One segment of Candidatus Omnitrophota bacterium DNA contains the following:
- a CDS encoding PsbP-related protein — MKTQTKKNILITVGAMAALAMAAGIILIVYHAGQFADYQNSSYKFFVRYPKNWQVIESPQPGVAVVFLSPKETALDVFRENINITIQPVPDEIASIKTFSRTIVEQTAAVFKTNIKIIEDKPIAFGGRKGHRLVFEAPKPDNLKAVVAWTIRRDQAYILTFLTTIRKYPQSSSKVEEALKSFQLK; from the coding sequence ATGAAGACCCAAACCAAAAAGAACATTTTGATTACCGTGGGGGCTATGGCCGCCCTGGCCATGGCGGCCGGCATTATTTTGATCGTTTATCATGCCGGCCAATTCGCGGATTATCAGAATTCTTCGTATAAATTCTTTGTCCGTTATCCCAAAAACTGGCAGGTGATCGAAAGTCCGCAGCCGGGGGTGGCGGTTGTCTTTTTGTCCCCCAAAGAAACCGCCCTGGACGTCTTTCGCGAGAACATCAACATCACCATCCAGCCCGTGCCTGACGAGATCGCCAGCATCAAGACCTTCAGCCGGACCATCGTCGAGCAGACGGCAGCGGTCTTTAAGACCAATATCAAGATCATTGAAGACAAGCCCATTGCGTTTGGCGGCCGCAAGGGGCATCGCCTGGTGTTCGAGGCGCCCAAACCCGATAATCTTAAAGCCGTCGTGGCCTGGACCATCCGCAGGGACCAGGCCTATATCCTGACATTTCTGACCACCATCCGCAAATATCCCCAGTCCTCTTCAAAGGTCGAAGAAGCCCTGAAATCTTTCCAGCTAAAATAA